The window GGCGTCACCACCGATGTTGTAGACCTCTCCCGGACGACCCCCGGCAAGCACCCGCAGCAGTGCGTGGCAGTGGTCCGTGACAAACAGCCAATCCCGGATGTTGAGCCCGTCGCCGTAGACCGGGATCTCTTTCCCCTCGATGGCGTTGAGCGTAACCAGCGGGATCAGTTTCTCCGGGAATTGGTACGGGCCGTAGTTGTTGGAGCAGTTGCTGATGACGGTCGGTAGACCGAACGTTTCGTGGTAGGCTCGGGCCAGGTGGTCCGACGCCGCCTTCGAGGCCGAGTAGGGCGAGTTGGGCTCGTAGCGAGAGTCCTCGGTGAAGTACCCCTCGGCTCCCAGAGACCCATAAACCTCGTCGGTAGAAACATGCAAGAACCGAAAGGCCCGCTGGTCGTCCTGCGAGAGCGACTCCCAGTACGCCTGGCACTGCTGCAGCAGCCGGGCTGTCCCCACCACGTTGGTTTGAATGAAGTCGTCCGGGCAGTCGATCGAGCGGTCGACATGCGACTCGGCAGCAAAATTGATGACGGCGCTTGGCTGGTGCTCTCGCAACAGGCTCTGCACTAGCGTCCCGTCGCCGATGTTGCCCTGCACGAATCTGTACCGGTCAGACGCTTCTAAGTCTTGTAGTGACTTGGGGTTACCGGCGTAGGTTAAGAGGTCCAGATTGACGACCGTCGCGTTGGTGGTCTCAAGCACAACCCGGACAAAGTTGGATCCAATAAAGCCTGCGCCACCGGTAATCAGCAGCACGGGAGACGCGTTGGTAGAAAGCGATGGGATCGAAGTCACTAGTGGAAACCTACTGTCGTGGGGCGCATGGAGCTCAGCCTATGCTGATGTGCGGTTTCAGCACCGTCAATGCTCGAGCTCTCGTTGGCCTAAAAAATGCTGGCTCCGCGAGAATTATCGGTTTGGAATAATTATCGTGAAAAATGGAACAGGGATAGTTGACTACTTGGCCTCATAGGTAGACGATGTTGGGCGACGCTGACTGAGCTTCGTCGGGAACGCTTCTGCGTGCCGCTCGTAGCTCAGTACCCGCGACGCAGGCTTGTGAGAACTTCGCGAGGCTAAGCTTTGCTGAGAGATTGCTCGCTCACATGGAGAGCACGTGCGTCGGCTGTCGGTTGGAACCGCAAGGCGAATAAATAATTACTCGTAGAACGCACACCACTGATTTCTTCACCCAGAGTATCTCGCACCTTATAGCAGGTTGAACTGACGGATTCGGTGGACGGGCGTGTATCCCGTCCACCAATTCTAACTCGCAGCAAACCTGTTCCCACCTTTTTCCAACCACTCTCTTCCCGCCGCCTCGGGTAGAGGGTCACGTTCCTAGCCCGCCCCCGGAAACCTTCACGCTAAGGTCCTGCGCGAGTGGGCCAGGCTCCCCGCGTGGCCTCGGCTTTCTGGTGCATGCGCGGTCTCCGAGAATCTGCTTGGAGGCGGCGACGCCAGCGGTGACAGAGTGAGTGGGATCGCGATCAGCGGTAACGAAGCTATGCGCACCTCAACGGCACCCATGACCAGGAGCCCCGACCTAGAACGGGCCCCGCTGCGCGCTATGCTTGCGATCGACCATCCGGTTGCCGCCCGCTCACTTCAGCACGGTTTGGAGTCCCTAGGCTGGGGGTGTCGAACGGTCCACTCTCGCCGAGAGTTTGCCGCGTGTGAAGCCGAGGTCGAGCGCTTGCTGACGATTATCGCGCTCGATTTCGACGGCGGATGTGGGGTTCAACTCGCCGAGAAGCTGTCTGAACAGTCGCGGGAGCGGGGCATCGCGTTCTGGTCCCCAGATTCCCACCTGCCTGCCAGCCGGCTTGCCGAGGTCGTGCGCTTTGGCGGGGCGGAGCTGCTCATCGGTGACGTCTGCTCGGACCAGTTGGCGTCAATGGCTAGCGAGTCTCTCCGCAAGATCGAGCAAGGGCGGACGGCCCGCGCCATGCTCCGCACTCGCCGAGGCCCCGAGGCTGTGTCTTCAAGCACGCCGACGCATTTGCAGGGCGGCGCCAAGGCCGCGGCGCCCGGCTACTGCGTGCCCATACGTAGCTCTAGCGGGGCCTACGCCGGTGTTACCGAGGTCGAGGACGCGCGTTCGCCGCTGCGGGGGGTGATCCTCGGGAGCAGCCAAGTGATGCGAGAGGTCCGTCGCACGATTGCCGATGTCGCGCCGACCCGGGCAACCGTGCTGATCAGCGGGCCGAGCGGCACCGGTAAGGAACTCGTCGCCCGTTCGATACACAACCTGAGCCGTAGGAACGACGGTCCTTTTGTGCCTGTGAACCTGGCGGCGATCGCCGAAGGGCTGGCCGAGAGCCAGCTGTTTGGGCACGAGAAGGGCGCCTTTACTAACGCGCTCGAGCGGCACGACGGCTTCTGCCGGGCCGCCCACAACGGCACGCTGTTTCTCGACGAGATCAGCGAGATGCCGGTTGCGCTGCAACCGAAGCTGCTGCGATTCATGCAGGAGAAGAAAGTGCAGACCCTTGGGCTTACGGCCGAGCACGCGGTCGACGCCCGCATCGTTGCGGCGATGAACCGCGCCCCGGATGAAGTCGTCCGTCAGGGGCAGCTCCGCGAGGACCTGTATTTCCGTCTGAACGTCGTACCGATCAGGCTCCCTCCGCTGCGAGAGCGACGCGACGATATCGAGGATCTCGCCAAGGCGTTCCTCCGGGCCATGGCCGAGTACCACGAGCGTGACGTCCGCGATTTCACTGCGGAGGCGATTGACGTGCTCTGCAAGTTCGACTGGCCAGGCAATGTCCGTCAGCTAGAGAATGCGATCGAACGGATTGTCATCTTCTGCCGCGGCGAGACTGTCGACGCCTTCGACATCCCCGGCGAGTTCCACGGGGCGTCTTTCGCCGACTGGGGCCCGACCGCTGCGGACGCGACCCCGGACCAGTGGTCGGAGGAACTCACGCCGATGCAGAAACGGGAGCGGGCCGCGTTGGTTGAGGCGCTGCAGCGGACCGGCGGGCACGTCGTCGAAGCGGCGGCCCTGCTTGGCATCGGCCAGGCGACGCTTTACCGGAAGATCAAGCAATTCGATATTTCTCGGGGCCCACGTCGCCGGCGACGAAATGCTCCCCGCTGACCAAGATTCATACCCTCACACTCCCCGCATTCGTATGAGCCAAGCGAGTTTCGCTACTACCTCGAGCGCCACCGTCCCAGACCCCGGGATCGAGAACGCGACGCCGCAAGGCGACGCGGCTCATCCAGGCCTGCAGGAGATGATCATCGAGCCGGTGGACGGCTGGGCTCCGGTTGATTTCAAGGAGCTGTTGCGCTACCGCGAACTCCTGTATTTCCTGGTGTGGCGCGATGTCAAGGTCCGCTACAAGCAGACCGTGCTGGGTGTCGCCTGGGCGATCCTGGTCCCGCTCTTCAGCATGGCGATATTCACCGTGATCTTCGGCAACTTTGCGGGGCTGAAGGACACGCTGCCCGAGGGGCTTCGCAACGCCTACCCGGTCTACGTCTACGCGGGCTTGCTTCCGTGGCTCTTCTTCTCCAATGCGGTCTCTCTGGGCGGTATGTCGCTGGTGAATCAGCAGCAGCTGCTCACCAAAATCTACTTCCCGCGACTGTTCGTCCCGACGGCAACCGTCGGCGGGGCACTGGTTGATATGGGGCTCTCTGCGGTCATCTTCTCGGTGCTGATGGCGAGCTACGGTGTGGTCCCGTCGATTCAAATCGCTCTCGTTCCGCTCATGGTCGTGCTGACTTGTGTCGCCTCCCTGGGCGTGGCCTACATGCTCTCGGCCCTGACGGTGAGTTACCGCGACTTCCGGTTTGTTATTCCGTTCATGGTTCAGGCCTGGCAGTTCCTCAGCCCGGTAGTTTACCCGGCTTCGATCGTGCCGGAGCGGTATCAACTGCTGTACGCAATAAACCCAATGGTCGGCCCGATCGAAGGAATCCGAGCCATGGTGTTCGGCTCGGCGATCCCGTGGGGCATGATCGCTGTTTCGACTCTGAGCTCGCTGCTGCTGTTTGGCAGCGGCCTGATGATATTCCGTCGGATTGAAGCCCGCTTCGCCGATATCGCCTAACCCCGCTCCCTTCAACGCCGACGCAACTCCCGGTGCGTCCCCCATTTGCTATGAGCACACCAATGATCGCCGCCGCCGGTATCGGCAAGGCCTACCGCCTGGGCCAGCAGGAGGAGCGTTTCACGACCTTCGGCGACGCGCTTGTCGGGGCGGTGAAGGCGCCGCTGAAGCGCTTCCGGCAGCTCAGTGGCGGTGGGGGAAGCAGCCTGTTCTGGGCGTTGAAGGACGTTTCGTTCGAAGTCCGGCAGGGGGAGGTTGTGGGCATCATTGGGCGGAACGGCGCGGGCAAGAGCACCCTGCTCAAGGTGCTCAGCCGCATCACTAGGCCAACCGCTGGCAGAGCAGTAATGCGGGGCCGGGTTGCCTCGTTGCTGGAAGTCGGCACCGGGTTCCACCCCGAGCTATCCGGCCGCGAGAACATCTACCTCAACGGCTCGATCCTCGGCATGCGGAAGACCGAGATCGACCGCAAGTTCGATGAGATTGTCGACTTCTCCGAGGTTGAAAAATTCCTCGATACCCCAGTCAAACGCTACTCGAGCGGCATGTACGTCCGCCTGGCGTTCGCGGTCGCGGCCCACCTGGAGCCAGAGATCCTGATCGTCGACGAGGTGTTGGCGGTTGGCGACGCCCAGTTCCAGAAAAAGTGCCTGGGCAAGATGCAGGAGGTCTCCCAGGGGGAGGGTCGCACCGTGCTCTTTGTCAGCCACAACATGGCGGCTGTGAAGCGGCTCTGCAATCGCGGGCTGTTTGTCAGCCAGGGGAGCATTCAGGTCGACGGAAACGTCGACGACGCTGTAGACGCCTACAGCAGATTCTTTCAGACGTACGACGACGCGCCGGAGTCGGGTGAGTGCGACGTCGCCGTGGTGGATTCGGTTTCTGTCACCGGGCCTGGTGAAGGCATGGTGGAGTCGGGGAAGCCGTGCCGGTTTCGCGTGCATCAACGGGTGAAGCCCGGCTACGAGAACCTCGCTTTCCGCGTGCGGGTGTTCGATCAACGCGGAGTCAACGCGTTCGGCGTGAGCACCGAAGACATTAGCGCCGACAAGACGCTCGAGGCGGACGAACCGCTGAGTGTGGACCTTTCGATGGACCGGCTTCAGCTCACCCCGGGCAACTACGCCGTGGTCTGCGAGTGGGTTGATCGGGTTACGTGGAAGAACTACACGCTGGATAAGATGTTCCCGTTCACCGTCGAGTCTAGTGGCGAGGTCTACGACATACCTCTCATGTTCGAGAAGCACGGCCTGCTGCTGCCTCAGGCCGAATTCAGCGTGGCCCGAGCGTAGGCGTGGAGAGCATCGCTGAGAGCAAATCGCCTTCGGCAAGACTGAGAACCAAACATCGTTGATTGAGTCGAGCGTACGCGGCGTCCCCTGAATTATTGACTCTGACCTGCGCCAGGAGCCACCGAGAAGAAGACTGTGATGAAAGTCAGTGTTATAACCTGTACCTACAATGGCGCCTGGTGCCTTGAGAGGACGCTGCGCGCGCTCGCCGAGCAGACTCTACCGAAGTCGGAGTGGGAGCTGGTTTTCGTCGACAACGCCAGCACCGACGGATCCGGCGAACTTGCAACGCGTCTGATCGCAGAGTTGGGGATCCGCGGAGCCGTCCTGCACGAACCCCAGCCCGGCAAAACCTTCGCGCTGCAGACCGCGTTCCGCGCCGCACAGGGCGAGTTTTTCTGCACCGTCGACGACGACAACCTGCTGGCGTCGGACTACTTGGCGAACGCAGCGGAGTGCCTTGCCGCCAACCCTGGCTTCGGGCTTATCGGCGGCAAGGTGTTGCCGGTGATGGAGGACCCCGAGGCGAGTCTCGAGGACGCATGCCACTGGACGCGGGCGATGCTCGCGGTTAGGGACTTCGGCGAAGATGTGATTGCCGGAAACGCTCCGATTGGTGCGGGGATGGCCGGCCGTACTGCTGTCATGCGAGGCGTCTACGAGTCGATCGGCACCCACCTTCCAGACCGGATCGGGGATGGGCCGGGCTGCTGCGAAGACCACGAGAAGAGCCAGACTTTCCGCCGGCTGGGCTGGGAGGTGGCTTACGTGCCGTGTCTTTCGCTGGATCACGTTATCCCAGCCAAGCGCCTCGACCCTGAGTACATCTGGAGCATCGCGTGCTCGGCTCAGTGGGCCAAGCCGTGGTTGAGCGTGCTGGCGAACCCGGCCGCGCACCGGAGCCGCGCCCGTCATTTAGTCTCCGCCTCGGCGCTGGCCGCCTGCGCGGCGCGATACCGGCTTGCCGAGCTGGTCGGGTGGCGCGGGGCCATTCAGGGCAAGTCCGCGAACTGCTGGCGCAGGTTCTACGAATCCCGCGCGGCCGGCTATGTGGCGCTGGCCCGACGGTTCCGCGACGTGTCGGGGCACCTTGAGCGAATTGAGATCGCTAAGAAGAGCCTTTCGCCGGACTCGTTCGCCGCGTCGCCGCGGACGGAGTCCTCCCATTCGTCGGCTTCCCGAGCGGAGGTGTGCCGATGAACGCCCTGTCGTACGCCGCGATGCTGACATCGGTCCCGCTAGGGGTCATGGTGTTTACTGTCCTCCCGCCGCGCAGAGCTGCGTTGCTAGTGCTGATCGCGGCCTGGATGTTTCTGCCTGTGGCGGAGATTCCACTCCCCGGCTTCCTGGACCTGTCGAAACAGATGGCGGCATGCGGCGCGACCATGCTGGGGGTGCTGGCGTTCGACGCCAAGAGCCTCGCGTCGCTCCGCTTGCGTTGGTTTGACGCGACGATCCTGTTCTATTGCTGCTGGCCAGGCGTGTGCGCCGTCGCCAACGGCTTTGGCTTGTGGGACGGCGTGAGCGCCACGATCGAGTACATGTGCACCTGGGGAATCCCGTATTTTGTCGGCCGCGTCTACTTCGCCGACGAGAGCGGCCAGACCGAACTCCTCAAGGGACTATTCATTGCCGGTCTGCTCTACGTCCCCCTGTGCCTGATCGAGATGCGGATAAGTCCGCAACTCCACTCGATTTTCTACGGCTATCACCCTTCGGCGTTCGATCAGACGTTCCGCCTTGGGGGGTGGAGACCGGTCGTCTTTATGCAGCACGGGCTGGCTGTCGCGCTCTGGATGTGTGTCTGCTCGCTCGCGGGGTTCTGGTTGTGGAAGTCGAAACAA is drawn from Posidoniimonas polymericola and contains these coding sequences:
- a CDS encoding ABC transporter ATP-binding protein, whose amino-acid sequence is MSTPMIAAAGIGKAYRLGQQEERFTTFGDALVGAVKAPLKRFRQLSGGGGSSLFWALKDVSFEVRQGEVVGIIGRNGAGKSTLLKVLSRITRPTAGRAVMRGRVASLLEVGTGFHPELSGRENIYLNGSILGMRKTEIDRKFDEIVDFSEVEKFLDTPVKRYSSGMYVRLAFAVAAHLEPEILIVDEVLAVGDAQFQKKCLGKMQEVSQGEGRTVLFVSHNMAAVKRLCNRGLFVSQGSIQVDGNVDDAVDAYSRFFQTYDDAPESGECDVAVVDSVSVTGPGEGMVESGKPCRFRVHQRVKPGYENLAFRVRVFDQRGVNAFGVSTEDISADKTLEADEPLSVDLSMDRLQLTPGNYAVVCEWVDRVTWKNYTLDKMFPFTVESSGEVYDIPLMFEKHGLLLPQAEFSVARA
- a CDS encoding sigma-54-dependent transcriptional regulator, with the protein product MLTIIALDFDGGCGVQLAEKLSEQSRERGIAFWSPDSHLPASRLAEVVRFGGAELLIGDVCSDQLASMASESLRKIEQGRTARAMLRTRRGPEAVSSSTPTHLQGGAKAAAPGYCVPIRSSSGAYAGVTEVEDARSPLRGVILGSSQVMREVRRTIADVAPTRATVLISGPSGTGKELVARSIHNLSRRNDGPFVPVNLAAIAEGLAESQLFGHEKGAFTNALERHDGFCRAAHNGTLFLDEISEMPVALQPKLLRFMQEKKVQTLGLTAEHAVDARIVAAMNRAPDEVVRQGQLREDLYFRLNVVPIRLPPLRERRDDIEDLAKAFLRAMAEYHERDVRDFTAEAIDVLCKFDWPGNVRQLENAIERIVIFCRGETVDAFDIPGEFHGASFADWGPTAADATPDQWSEELTPMQKRERAALVEALQRTGGHVVEAAALLGIGQATLYRKIKQFDISRGPRRRRRNAPR
- a CDS encoding glycosyltransferase family 2 protein encodes the protein MKVSVITCTYNGAWCLERTLRALAEQTLPKSEWELVFVDNASTDGSGELATRLIAELGIRGAVLHEPQPGKTFALQTAFRAAQGEFFCTVDDDNLLASDYLANAAECLAANPGFGLIGGKVLPVMEDPEASLEDACHWTRAMLAVRDFGEDVIAGNAPIGAGMAGRTAVMRGVYESIGTHLPDRIGDGPGCCEDHEKSQTFRRLGWEVAYVPCLSLDHVIPAKRLDPEYIWSIACSAQWAKPWLSVLANPAAHRSRARHLVSASALAACAARYRLAELVGWRGAIQGKSANCWRRFYESRAAGYVALARRFRDVSGHLERIEIAKKSLSPDSFAASPRTESSHSSASRAEVCR
- a CDS encoding ABC transporter permease — encoded protein: MSQASFATTSSATVPDPGIENATPQGDAAHPGLQEMIIEPVDGWAPVDFKELLRYRELLYFLVWRDVKVRYKQTVLGVAWAILVPLFSMAIFTVIFGNFAGLKDTLPEGLRNAYPVYVYAGLLPWLFFSNAVSLGGMSLVNQQQLLTKIYFPRLFVPTATVGGALVDMGLSAVIFSVLMASYGVVPSIQIALVPLMVVLTCVASLGVAYMLSALTVSYRDFRFVIPFMVQAWQFLSPVVYPASIVPERYQLLYAINPMVGPIEGIRAMVFGSAIPWGMIAVSTLSSLLLFGSGLMIFRRIEARFADIA